In Janibacter sp. CX7, a single genomic region encodes these proteins:
- the rplW gene encoding 50S ribosomal protein L23, giving the protein MTASQLKDPRDILIRPVVSEKSYGLLDEGKYTFIVDPRANKTEIKIAVEQIFGVKVDSVHTMNRVGKARRTRFGTGKRKDTKRAIVTLREGSIDIFGGQG; this is encoded by the coding sequence GTGACCGCGTCCCAGCTCAAGGACCCGCGCGACATCCTGATCCGCCCCGTCGTCTCGGAGAAGTCGTACGGCCTGCTCGACGAGGGCAAGTACACCTTCATCGTCGACCCGCGGGCGAACAAGACCGAGATCAAGATCGCCGTCGAGCAGATCTTCGGCGTCAAGGTCGACTCCGTCCACACCATGAACCGTGTCGGCAAGGCCCGACGCACGCGGTTCGGCACCGGCAAGCGCAAGGACACCAAGCGCGCGATCGTCACCCTCCGTGAGGGCTCGATCGACATCTTCGGCGGCCAGGGCTGA
- the rplB gene encoding 50S ribosomal protein L2, protein MGIRKYKPTTPGRRGSSVADFVEVTRSTPEKSLVRPLTKSGGRNASGRITTRHIGGGHKRAYRVIDFRRHDKDGVPAKVAHIEYDPNRTARIALLHYADGEKRYILAPNKLTQGTVIENGPAADIKPGNNLPLRNIPTGTTIHAVELRPGGGAKLARSAGTSIQLLGKEGPYATLRMPSGEIRRVDVRCRATVGEVGNAEQSNINWGKAGRMRWKGKRPTVRGVVMNPVDHPHGGGEGRTSGGRHPVSPWGKPEGRTRRPGKASDKLIVRRRRTGKKR, encoded by the coding sequence ATGGGAATCCGTAAGTACAAGCCGACCACCCCGGGTCGTCGCGGCAGCTCCGTCGCCGACTTCGTCGAGGTGACGCGCTCCACCCCCGAGAAGTCGCTCGTCCGCCCGCTGACGAAGTCCGGTGGCCGCAACGCCTCCGGCCGCATCACCACCCGTCACATCGGTGGTGGCCACAAGCGTGCCTACCGCGTGATCGACTTCCGTCGTCACGACAAGGACGGCGTCCCGGCGAAGGTCGCGCACATCGAGTACGACCCGAACCGCACCGCGCGCATCGCGCTCCTGCACTACGCCGACGGCGAGAAGCGCTACATCCTGGCGCCGAACAAGCTGACGCAGGGCACCGTCATCGAGAACGGTCCCGCCGCGGACATCAAGCCGGGCAACAACCTGCCGCTGCGCAACATCCCGACCGGTACGACGATCCACGCCGTGGAGCTGCGTCCGGGTGGGGGAGCGAAGCTCGCTCGCTCGGCCGGCACCAGCATCCAGCTGCTGGGCAAGGAGGGTCCGTACGCGACCCTGCGCATGCCCTCCGGCGAGATCCGTCGCGTCGACGTGCGCTGCCGCGCCACCGTCGGCGAGGTCGGAAACGCCGAGCAGTCGAACATCAACTGGGGCAAGGCCGGCCGCATGCGGTGGAAGGGCAAGCGCCCGACCGTCCGTGGTGTCGTCATGAACCCGGTCGACCACCCGCACGGTGGTGGCGAGGGCCGCACCTCCGGTGGCCGTCACCCCGTCTCGCCCTGGGGCAAGCCCGAGGGCCGTACCCGGCGTCCCGGCAAGGCGAGCGACAAGCTCATCGTCCGTCGTCGCCGCACCGGCAAGAAGCGCTGA
- the rpsS gene encoding 30S ribosomal protein S19, whose translation MPRSLKKGPFIDDHLQKKVDVQNEAGTKNVIKTWSRRSVISPDMLGHTFAVHDGRKHVPVFVTEAMVGHKLGEFAPTRTFRGHVKDDKKGRRR comes from the coding sequence ATGCCTCGTAGTTTGAAGAAGGGCCCCTTCATCGACGACCACCTTCAGAAGAAGGTCGACGTCCAGAACGAAGCGGGCACCAAGAACGTCATCAAGACCTGGTCGCGCCGTTCGGTGATCTCGCCGGACATGCTGGGTCACACCTTCGCCGTCCACGACGGCCGCAAGCACGTCCCGGTGTTCGTCACCGAGGCGATGGTCGGCCACAAGCTCGGCGAGTTCGCACCGACCCGCACCTTCCGCGGTCACGTGAAGGACGACAAGAAGGGACGTCGTCGCTGA
- the rplV gene encoding 50S ribosomal protein L22, with protein sequence MPATETTEQETLVARASARHVRVTPQKARRIVDMIRGKDTQTAIASLQFAPQGAAEPTLKVLQSAIANLRVKADEAGEPFDERNLVISSAFVDEGPTMKRFRPRAQGRAGRINKRTSHITVLVTSKPEKAAKGGTR encoded by the coding sequence ATGCCTGCCACCGAGACCACCGAGCAGGAGACGCTGGTCGCCCGCGCCTCCGCCCGCCACGTCCGCGTCACGCCCCAGAAGGCGCGTCGCATCGTCGACATGATCCGCGGCAAGGACACCCAGACCGCGATCGCGTCGCTGCAGTTCGCCCCCCAGGGTGCGGCCGAGCCGACCCTCAAGGTCCTGCAGAGCGCCATCGCCAACCTCCGCGTCAAGGCTGACGAGGCCGGGGAGCCCTTCGACGAGCGCAACCTCGTCATCTCCTCCGCCTTCGTCGACGAGGGCCCGACGATGAAGCGTTTCCGTCCCCGGGCCCAGGGCCGCGCGGGTCGGATCAACAAGCGCACCAGCCACATCACCGTCCTCGTGACGAGCAAGCCTGAGAAGGCCGCGAAGGGAGGGACCCGCTGA
- the rpsC gene encoding 30S ribosomal protein S3, with translation MGQKINPHGFRLGITTDHKSRWFADSNKEGQRYRDYVKEDVAIRKLMSTGMERAGIARVEIERTRDRVRVDIHTARPGIVIGRRGAEADRIRGELEKLTGKQVQLNILEVKNPEIEAQLVAQGIAEQLAARVTFRRAMRKGMQSSLRAGAKGIRIQCSGRLGGAEMSRSEFYREGRVPLHTLRANIDYGFYEARTTFGRIGVKVWIYKGDMTEKEFAAQQATAAPRGRGPRRDRDDRPARARRGDRNEGQAQAAPAEAPAAEAPAKTEGES, from the coding sequence ATGGGTCAGAAGATCAACCCGCACGGCTTCCGTCTGGGCATCACCACCGACCACAAGAGCCGCTGGTTCGCCGACTCCAACAAGGAGGGTCAGCGCTACCGCGACTACGTCAAGGAAGACGTCGCGATCCGCAAGCTCATGTCCACGGGCATGGAGCGCGCCGGCATCGCCCGCGTCGAGATCGAGCGCACCCGTGACCGCGTGCGTGTGGACATCCACACCGCGCGCCCGGGCATCGTCATCGGTCGCCGTGGCGCCGAGGCCGACCGCATCCGCGGCGAGCTCGAGAAGCTCACCGGCAAGCAGGTCCAGCTGAACATCCTCGAGGTCAAGAACCCCGAGATCGAGGCTCAGCTCGTCGCCCAGGGCATCGCCGAGCAGCTCGCTGCTCGCGTCACCTTCCGTCGCGCCATGCGCAAGGGCATGCAGTCCTCCCTTCGCGCCGGTGCCAAGGGCATCCGGATCCAGTGCTCCGGTCGCCTCGGTGGCGCCGAGATGTCGCGCTCGGAGTTCTACCGCGAGGGTCGCGTGCCGCTGCACACCCTCCGCGCGAACATCGACTACGGCTTCTACGAGGCCCGCACGACCTTCGGCCGCATCGGCGTCAAGGTCTGGATCTACAAGGGCGACATGACCGAGAAGGAGTTCGCGGCCCAGCAGGCGACCGCGGCCCCCCGTGGTCGTGGCCCGCGTCGCGACCGCGACGACCGTCCCGCCCGCGCCCGCCGCGGCGACCGCAACGAGGGTCAGGCCCAGGCCGCCCCCGCTGAGGCCCCCGCCGCCGAGGCCCCGGCCAAGACCGAGGGAGAGTCCTGA
- the rplP gene encoding 50S ribosomal protein L16, translating to MLIPRRVKHRKQHHPKRSGMSKGGTVVSFGDYGLQALEPAYVTNRQIEAARIAMTRYMKRGGKVWINIYPDRPLTKKPAETRMGSGKGSPEWWVANVKPGRIMFEISGVDETVAREAMRLAMHKLPMKCRFVVREGGVN from the coding sequence ATGTTGATCCCCCGACGGGTCAAGCACCGCAAGCAGCACCACCCCAAGCGCTCCGGCATGTCGAAGGGCGGCACCGTCGTCTCCTTCGGTGACTACGGCCTCCAGGCTCTCGAGCCGGCCTACGTCACGAACCGCCAGATCGAGGCGGCTCGTATCGCCATGACGCGCTACATGAAGCGTGGCGGCAAGGTCTGGATCAACATCTACCCGGACCGTCCGCTCACCAAGAAGCCGGCTGAGACCCGCATGGGTTCCGGTAAGGGCTCGCCCGAGTGGTGGGTCGCCAACGTCAAGCCGGGCCGGATCATGTTCGAGATCTCCGGTGTCGACGAGACCGTCGCACGCGAGGCCATGCGCCTGGCGATGCACAAGCTGCCGATGAAGTGCCGCTTCGTCGTGCGTGAGGGTGGTGTCAACTGA